The genomic segment CTCCGTGCCTTGTGGTCAAGCCTCCATCCCCCATATTTGGGTTGACCAGATATCTTTTCTAGCTGTGAGGAAGTAGCTATAATTACTAACTTTAATGTAGTCTTAGTCCCAATTCAGTTGTTGTGACCTTCATCTCTGGCCTGTCTCCCAAATATAAGTTCTTAATATGAGTTAAAATGTCCActtgtcttcttttctcctcttttctttttctttttctttttcttttttttttaatatatttttttaatttattatttatgatagtcacagagagagagggagagagagaggcagagacataggcagagggagaagcaggctccaagcaccgggagggagcctgatgtgggattcgatcccgggtctccaggatcgcgccctgggccaaaggcaggcgccaaaccgctgtgccacccagggatccctcttttctttttcctctctccctcccttctgagtttatttaagtcatctctacacccagcgtggggctcaaacccatgaccccaaaatcatTAGTCGCATGCTTTTgtgactgtgccagccaggcgtgtccgcccctcccccacacttgtCTCTTTAAACTTTAAATCCTGCATTTGTTTCACATCTGTTTTAGAACCTGCCATCTCCATTTAGCATCTCTTGAGATCTCTAGCCAGCTCTTCATGATAGTCCTTTACATTTATAGGTTGTGCTGTGTTATCCCACATTTACTTATGTGTGCCCTTGTGTTTTCCTTTCCATAGTCAGCTGCTAaaagttgttttcatatcttcTACTTTTGTGCCCAGTGTATTTACCTTGCAAGATGCTGAGCATAGAATTGAAATGACTGTTGATAAGTCGATTGAGCCAGAACATAATAATAGTAGTGAACACTTATAtaatgcttaccatgtgccaggcacttttctaagtATATTACATATGTCGTCTCATTAAATCTACACAAACTCCATGAGGGAGAGACTATTATTatcctccattttatagatgtggtaACTGGGGCATGGAGAGGCTAAGAAAGTTACCTAGAGTCACACAGTTATTATATGATGAAGCCAGATTACAAGTCTAGGCAGTGTGACTCCAGCATCCATGCTCTTAACCCCTACACTGTGGTTAATTTAAATCactaaagtaaatatttttcaagcatttattttatgtgaGTCACTGTGCTTagtgttttacatgtattatttcattcattcctcacaGAGCAGTATGAGTTGGGAACTGTTACTATCCCTATTTTGCAGACACAACTGAGACACGGAGTTTAAGTAAATTGCTGAAGGCCAGGCAACTAATGAACCCAAGGTGGTGCATTTGGGCTATGAACTCAAGTCTGTCTGAGCCAGAGCTCCAGTTCTTAACCATGAGGCTGTGTTCCCCACTGGACCTCTGGTGCTATTAATTGGGTTAGATCCTACCTGCAGTTTGACCCCAGTATGAGGTACTGATACACTCTTTTTAGGTTTATGTGTACTGAGAAGTGCTTTGCTCACTTACCAATGTGTTCAGGAGCCACATTCAGAGACAGTGCTTGTGTGACTTTCCTAGCTAAGCCTATGTTTTGAACCTCATTATTAGATGCTGCTTCCTTCGCTAATAGCCATTTTTCCAGTCTTGGGCCATTGCCCCCAGTTTAGGTCAATAGGAGCTATTCAATTGCAGTTTATTTTAATGCTGCTGCATTTGAGTAATTCATCTGCTAGTAATAAGGTGATTCCTGCCTGTTTTACCAGCAGTTTTCTGTGGAGGCATGAATGTGAAATGTAGGTAAAAAGCCAGCACTATTTGAAGAATGATATTTCTAAGGGTGATGGTTTATgaacttttcctattttttctcaaGGGTTTTCCGTCTGAAAAGGCAGAAGGTTTTGCAGCAGCAGGAGACAAATTCCGTTAAGAGGAAAATCATGAagcttattttgtctttctttccctttctccagaGTCTGAATGGTGTTTGGCTGAACAGAGAACGTCTAGAACCTTTAAAGGTCTATTCTATCCATAAAGGAGACCACATCCAGCTCGGGGTACCTCTAGAGAATAAGGAGAATGCGGAGTATGAGTATGAAGTTACTGAAGAAGACTGGGAGAGGATGTATCCTTGTCTTGCTCCAAAGAATGATCAGATTATAGGAAAAAATAGGGGTTTGAGAACTAAAAGGAAATTCAGTTTGGATGAATTGGAGGGTCCTGGAGCTGAAGGCCCCTCACATTTGAAATCCAAAATAAGTAAAGTGTCTTACAAACCTGGTCAGCCGGTGAAATCTCATGGAAAAGGTGAGGTGGCCAGTCAGCCTTCTGAATATTTGGATCCTAAGTTGACATCTCTTGAGCTAAGTGAGAAGGCCACAGATGCTCATGTTTACCCTTCCTCCACAAAAGTCGTAGCGCTTCATCATAAGAAGCAGAAAGCCTCAAGTCCTTCAGCATCTCAGAGCAGCTTAGAGCTGTTCAAGGTGACTATGTCCAGGATTCTGAAGCTGAAAACACAAATGCAGGAAAAGCAGGTAGCTGTCCTGAATGTGAAAAGGCAGACCCAAAAAGGGAACTCaaagaaaattgtgaaaatgGAGAAGGAACTGCAGGACTTACAGTCCCAGCTGTGTGCAGAGCAGGCCCAGCAGCAGGCCAGAGTGGAACAGCTAGAGAAGACTTTCCAAGAAGAGGAGCAGCATCTCCAGGTACCACACATGAGAGAAGGACACCAATGCTCCTCAGGGGTGGGTGGGCCCTTGGTGAGCCTATGGCCACAGCTCACTGTTTCTGTGTTAGAAACTACATGCTGAGTGCTAGGGACAGGAGATGGAATGAGGACAAAGGACTTTGAGGTGGGAGAAGGGGATAGAGTACAGGGTTAAGGCTTTAGCATGATGATCAAGAGCCAGGGTTTGGGTGCCATGATGCGTAAGGTGACTGTTAGAGCCAGCCAGGATATAACTCAGGATATAAAGCTGAGACACGTGAGAACTGAAGCAGATTCAGAGAGAGGTTGGATGAAGGTCAGGATGCCACAGAATCATAGTACATTCCAGTTAAACCAATAGTGatccttgcctttcttttctgtgtCAAAGCCAAACCACTTAGCCCAAGGCAGCAGTGGGTCAGATGGTAACCCTTGTACCTGCCCTTGTACCTGGCCCTTGTACCTGGCCACTAGCTCTGATAGTTAACTCTGTAGCTAACTTAGAAGTGGGAGTCTAGAAAGgcagaaaatgtttttttgtttctatccTGAGCATCCAGTGCGGGAGGGGAAGGTATACTGTGACTCTGTTGTTGAGTTGAGTGGTAAGCCACCTTCCCCAGTGCGTTGAGGGGGAAGGTAGAATAATGATTGTCTTAGCTGTGTCAGGGTAAGACCAAATGTGTCCCCATCCCTGAGTCATTTACCTAGATGACAAGCTCTTGCACAAAGCTTCTAGGCTAGAGCTGATCTTGGTCCCTGCTCAAAATGTCAGTTCCCATCTGGCAAGAAGCACACGTTTTACTCCTACCTACTTGCTCAGGTAATACTGAATGTCAAGAATTCCCCATTGTtgacttagaaataaaaaggaccaATCAGGATTGAAGTGAATaagcttttctgttttgtttactttgctCAGGGCAAGGAACAACCAGTAGTGTTGGCTTATTTCTGaacaatttataaatttcattctAATCTCTGCTACCCCCTTGAACTGGTAGCATTAGTAAAGGCCATGGATTAAATAGGTCTTTCTAAGGGTATACACTGTTTGCTTATGTCATACCTTTTTGCTTCGCTTGCCAGCCTGGACTAGTTCTTGAAGCTAATAGAGGGAGGTTCATCTTTACATATTTAGTGTATGACACGCTCCCCAGAGCAGAACCCTCTTTAAAGGCTAATGTGTCCAGGAACAAGAGTTACTATTAATTAAAGTTTGTGGCTGCTTTGGGCATGCTTCAGGATATAGCTGTAAAATCTTTTCTATattaaaatggtaaagaaaagcagaaattctCTTGGGGTATTTGagggtcatatatatatatagctcatGGTGAAATGTATCTAGTTCTTTGTTTAtgagctgcttttccctctgccaccaAGCCCTAAGGATTTATTCTACTCCTACTACTTGTTCAGAAGCTCATTTAACTGTTGCTTcttcacacagattttttttttcttttctttagtacCTACTGTTGTCTGGTGTACTATACTTGGGAGTTTAGGTGGTTATAAAGATACTTAATAAATGGTTTTTGCTATTAAGAAATCAATCTTGTTGAAAAGACAAGATGtattatacacataaaataatcagaatagttttaagtgaatatatttaaattagagGATAATTTCCAGTTAGCATATTAAATGGGTAGGTAATTCTTAAAGAGGAAGGGCCCAGAATGCCTTATAGAAGGTGCTGGACATAGTGTAGTGGTGATGTGGAAGGCATCCACATCAAAGGGGTGGTTGGAGGAAACAGAGCGTAAGTTCCAGCAAGGAGAATAAGTGATAGAGAATCACACTAAGAGATGAGGCGGCCAGAATCTAGGGAAGTAATGTGATGGAAATTATGAGTGTCAACGTAGTGGGTTATATCTGAGTTTAGGTTTTTGATGGCTTAGAAGCTCTCAGTTTACATCTCTCTGGCAGTCATGGTGTTAGCCAGTGAAGGAGACTTGGAGTATTAGCCCAGGGTTCTTTCCAGAACAACCTGAGTGGTAGCTTGACGGTGACAGCCCCAGGGTGTCCAGTGCCTGAGTAGTTCACTCTGCTCAAATCCCTTACTGCCAACAACTTGAAGTAAAACAGGAGGTTTTCCACCCGCCCCCTGCCCTCTGTTGTTTGTAGATGCTTACAGAAGACAGTCTGCTCTGCCTATTGCtagattttgtttctcttctgcccctccctgcagggaaactTTCTATGTTGTTTTTGGCTTTGCAGGGTTTGGAGAAGGATCAAGGAGAAGAGGACCTGAAGCAACAGCTGGCCCAGGCGCTGCAGGAGGTAACTTCTCTCTTGCCGCTGTACAGAGATTGTAGTGGGCTGGGTCTTCACATGGCCACTGGCTGCCTCTTCTGCTTAGCA from the Canis lupus dingo isolate Sandy chromosome 12, ASM325472v2, whole genome shotgun sequence genome contains:
- the RNF8 gene encoding E3 ubiquitin-protein ligase RNF8 isoform X1 is translated as MEEPGSLVTGDRAGGRRWCLRRARMNAEWLLLEDGNEVTIGRGFGVTYQLVSKICPLMISRNHCVLKQNVEGQWTIMDNKSLNGVWLNRERLEPLKVYSIHKGDHIQLGVPLENKENAEYEYEVTEEDWERMYPCLAPKNDQIIGKNRGLRTKRKFSLDELEGPGAEGPSHLKSKISKVSYKPGQPVKSHGKGEVASQPSEYLDPKLTSLELSEKATDAHVYPSSTKVVALHHKKQKASSPSASQSSLELFKVTMSRILKLKTQMQEKQVAVLNVKRQTQKGNSKKIVKMEKELQDLQSQLCAEQAQQQARVEQLEKTFQEEEQHLQGLEKDQGEEDLKQQLAQALQEHRALMEELNRSKKDFEAIIQAKNKELEQTKEEKEKMQAQKEEVLSHVNDVLENELQCIICSEYFIEAVTLNCAHSFCSYCINEWMKRKVECPICRKDIKSKTHSLVLDNCINKMVDNLSSEVKDRRIVLIRERKDFIYLFMRDTQRKAETSRKKQALCRSPVQDPIPGPEPKADTQPLNHPDVP
- the RNF8 gene encoding E3 ubiquitin-protein ligase RNF8 isoform X2, with the protein product MEEPGSLVTGDRAGGRRWCLRRARMNAEWLLLEDGNEVTIGRGFGVTYQLVSKICPLMISRNHCVLKQNVEGQWTIMDNKSLNGVWLNRERLEPLKVYSIHKGDHIQLGVPLENKENAEYEYEVTEEDWERMYPCLAPKNDQIIGKNRGLRTKRKFSLDELEGPGAEGPSHLKSKISKVSYKPGQPVKSHGKGEVASQPSEYLDPKLTSLELSEKATDAHVYPSSTKVVALHHKKQKASSPSASQSSLELFKVTMSRILKLKTQMQEKQVAVLNVKRQTQKGNSKKIVKMEKELQDLQSQLCAEQAQQQARVEQLEKTFQEEEQHLQGLEKDQGEEDLKQQLAQALQEHRALMEELNRSKKDFEAIIQAKNKELEQTKEEKEKMQAQKEEVLSHVNDVLENELQCIICSEYFIEAVTLNCAHSFCSYCINEWMKRKVECPICRKDIKSKTHSLVLDNCINKMVDNLSSEVKDRRIVLIRERKAKRLS